In the genome of Bacillota bacterium, the window GACCTGCAATCACTATATGCCGGGCCTCGCCGCGTCCGGATCATGGATGAGATAATAAAGGAGATTTCGCCGCTTGACAAATGTGCCGATAGCGAGTAATATTTTTGTTGTGATGTGCGCCATTAGCTCAGTTGGTAGAGCAGCTGACTCTTAATCAGCGGGTCGGGGGTTCGAGTCCCTCATGGCGCACCAAGTTTTTACAAGCCAGCAAAATCAGTCAGCTGCGCCGCTTCGCGGGCGGCGGGGGCCCTACCCCGCCGGGCTACCAAAAATGCTAATCAGCAGTTCAGTTTAGTGAACAGCTGATATACGAAAAGGGAAAGCTGATCCGCATGCTTTGGCCCCTCGACAGGAGGGGTAACTTTGGCAAAAACGGTAATGCGTAGTAGGCTAGGTCCAAGGCCGTGCCCTGCGGCTGGCACGAAGACGCATGAGGGGCCGGGGTGTGGAGATGCGTCGCGCAGGCCGCAAAAGACATGGCAGGAAGCGCTTTCAGACTTTCTCCTAATGAAGCAGGCGCATGGGCTTAGGGAACGCACCCTGCGCGATTACAGAAAGAACGTGACCCTATTTTTCAGGAAATTTCCTAATGCTTTCGAAAGCGAGGAAAAGCTGCTGTCCTCTGTATACGAGTATCTGGGGCAGAAGCTTAAACCGGCCAGCTACAACCTGTACCTGATATACCTCAAAGCGTATTTCAACTACTGCGTGCAGCGCGGCATCATACGCGAAAACCCCCTGAATGGATTCAAAACGAAGCAGGCAGAATCGAGAATAGTGGACATCAGCCCTCAAGACTTGAGGAGGCTAGTGGATGTATTCGACCTGGGTATATATACGGGCCTCAGGGACTATTCCCTATTCCTGCTTCAAATCAACACCGGCATAAGACCTGGTGAAGCTCTCAAACTCCTCCCAGAGCATTTCAGGCTCGACTCAGGCGTCGTTATAGTGCCTGCCGAGATTTCCAAGACCAAAAGAGAAAGGATATTACCCATCGACACGAGGCCAGTGCTATCG includes:
- a CDS encoding site-specific integrase, which translates into the protein MAKTVMRSRLGPRPCPAAGTKTHEGPGCGDASRRPQKTWQEALSDFLLMKQAHGLRERTLRDYRKNVTLFFRKFPNAFESEEKLLSSVYEYLGQKLKPASYNLYLIYLKAYFNYCVQRGIIRENPLNGFKTKQAESRIVDISPQDLRRLVDVFDLGIYTGLRDYSLFLLQINTGIRPGEALKLLPEHFRLDSGVVIVPAEISKTKRERILPIDTRPVLSIKQLLSVRPPDWGSNSPVFSGWNGEILSEGAWCHRPMRYGRAIGLDIRPYDLRHFFAITFLRQGGNIYDLQAIMGHTT